From one Rhineura floridana isolate rRhiFlo1 chromosome 4, rRhiFlo1.hap2, whole genome shotgun sequence genomic stretch:
- the SAYSD1 gene encoding SAYSvFN domain-containing protein 1: MEQRLAEFRAARCATGDTARAAKSSGKAAAAPATTREQARVQAQPPTEESSRRPESPKTQVVTSSPPWWTNYFLLNVTFLKFLLWLVLLGLFVELEFGLPYFVLSMFYWIYVGTRGPGERQTGERSAYSVFNPGCEAIQGTLTAEQFERELQYRPLAER; encoded by the exons ATGGAGCAGAGACTGGCCGAGTTCCGAGCGGCCCGCTGTGCCACCGGCGACACCGCTCGCGCTGCAAAGTCCTCAGGAAAGGCTGCGGCGGCGCCAGCGACGACGAGGGAGCAGGCCCGAGTCCAGGCCCAGCCCCCGACTGAG GAATCCAGTCGAAGACCAGAAAGCCCCAAGACTCAAGTTGTTACATCCTCTCCACCATGGTGGACCAATTACTTTCTTCTGAATGTGACCTTTCTCAAGTTTCTTCTCTGGCTCGTCTTACTAGGACTGTTTGTGGAACTGGAGTTTGGTTTGCCTTATTTTGTTCTGTCTATGTTTTATTGGATCTATGTAGGAACCCGTGGCCCTGGAGAAAGGCAGACTGGAGAAAGAAGTGCATATTCTGTCTTTAATCCAGGCTGCGAAGCTATCCAAGGAACACTCACAGCAGAACAGTTTGAGAGAGAATTACAATATCGACCCTTAGCCGAGAGGTAA